In the Passer domesticus isolate bPasDom1 chromosome 4, bPasDom1.hap1, whole genome shotgun sequence genome, one interval contains:
- the LOC135299817 gene encoding serine/threonine-protein kinase pim-1-like, producing MPGAGAASPAFGSAWPEPGPGPEPDPELGPGSSRGPRRTHAVLPLPPPPLRLARPELPRPELRRCPVAGSERRGMAGPGRVAIERVPQNRVHHWGELPDGTSAPLEIVLQVKVSNGFSGVVQLLEWVELPNDIVMVLERPEHSQDLHRFIRARGFLSEEVARQLFRQVLEAVRHCTSCRVLHRDIKPENILIDLATGQAKLIDFSCGTYLQKTAYIHFAGTPSYSPPEWTHFGWYYGEPATIWSLGIVLHQMVCGEHPFRRGQNISWDHQLSLPQRLSPECQDLIRWCLSMPDVERPSLEEVFCHPWMQDIHLP from the exons atgcctggggctggggcggcatcgccggcttttggctccgcctggcccgagcccggccccggccccgagcccgaCCCCGAGctcggccccggctcctcccggggcccgcggaggacacacgcggTGTTGCCGCTCCCGCcacctccgctgcggcttgcccggcccgagctcccccggcccgagctccgccgctgtCCCGTTGCAGGGAGCGAACGCCGGGgcatggccgggccggggcgg gtggccatcgaAAGGGTGCCACAGAACCGCGTCCAtcactggggtgagctg cccgacggcaccagcgcacCCCTGGAGATTGTGCTGCAGGTCAAGGTGTCCAATGGCTTCTCCGGTgtggtccagctgctggagtgggttgagctccccaacgacattgtgatggtgctggagcgcccAGAGCACTCTCAGGACCTGCACCgtttcattcgggcacgggggttcctgtccgaggaggtggcgcgacagctgttccgccaggtgctggaggccgtgcggcactgcaccagctgcagggtcctgcacagggataTCAAGCCAGAAAACATCCTcattgacctggccaccgggcaagCCAAACTGATTGATTTcagctgtggcacctacctgcaaaaGACAGCCTACATTcattttgcag gaacaccatcatacagccccccggaatggacccatTTTGGCTGGTACtatggcgagccagctaccatctggtccctgggcatcgtgctgcaccagatggtctgcggggagcaccctttcaggaggggccagaacatcagctgggaccatcagctctcgctgccacaacggctctctccag agtGCCAAGATCTCATcaggtggtgtttatccatgccgGACGTGGAAAggccctcattagaagaggtgttctgtcatccttggatgcaggatattcatctgccctag
- the LOC135299818 gene encoding uncharacterized protein LOC135299818, whose translation MAGRFFSLFKCFRGKNKKGPGAAAGEQLEEPEQIQTLQEDAAVERTQEQQSSHGRFRRTAQTFRKFPRIRRRETNTTAAEGPAEPDSGLTQLQAEPDVSPDLAGLSQDLDTSGTETWAQDLPTSGTEDAVITNTDNEETEALKNTGAMPTPPEICASTVDFFLESAVPYQQQVPAMVKNIHQSLMSHVTVDARLHSDIVRLAEEHPADVALTLLHCAPTCDRAAAMMWRAIGTSGPAMEKVLATLLCVMEHWPVHSTCTSDGDNKDVFALAATLVIWVIVPKCQEAMILHSSRLFVALLFHVVITTQQMPPEEVENFWRACQEEHHLPSKPNRFAVQAMKALLCRLECDQEVMDMERKCGWDTLLCAHTQHYAVGLLAREMRRGSLSLCSGIALRLLGLLSREEPRWDLPGLAFLVEVLECLDLRECADSILEIMSRHLRNECRERRRLALRGLVVLSKDPSMARRMGTLSPSLLELLGDADGELVGMTLSVFTNLLKSRDMLVSSTTAPKLAEALLLLFDHVGLE comes from the exons ATGGCAGGCAGATTTTTCAGCCTGTTCAAATGCTTCcgggggaaaaataagaaaggccctggagctgctgcaggagagcaacttgaagagccagagcagatccagacactgcaggagg atgcagccgtggagcgcacacaagagcagcaatccagccatggccgcttccgcagaacagcgcag ACGTTCCGAAAATTCCCGCGCATTCGGCGTAGAGAGAccaacaccacagcagctgagggcccagctgagcctgactcggggctgacccagctccaggcagagcctgatgtcagcccaGACTTGGCTGGGCTCTCACAAGACTTGGACACCTCAGGGACTGAAACGTGGGCACAGGATCTTCCCACATCAGGGACTGAGGATGCAGTCATAACAAACACTGACAATGAAGAGACTGAGGCCTTGAAAAATACTGGAGCCATGCCCACTCCCCCTGAGATTTGTGCTTccactgtggattttttcctggagagtgctgttccttatcagcagcag gtgccagccatgGTGAAGAACATCCACCAGAGTCTCATGTCCCACGTCACTGTGGATGCCAGGCTGCACAGCGAcattgtgaggctggctgaGGAACACCCTGCAGACGTGGCGCtgaccctcctgcactgtgccccaacgtgtgacag agctgctgcaatgatgTGGAGAGCCATAGGCACATCAGGACCAGCAATGGAGAAGGTGCTGGCaacactgctctgtgtgatggagcattggcctgtgcacagcacatgcacctccgatggggacaacaAGGACgtttttgccctggct gcaactctggtgatctggGTCATTGTGCCTAAATGCCAGGAGGCCATGATCCTTCATTCCTCCcgcctgtttgtggctctgctcttccatgtTGTCATCACCACCcagcagatgccaccagaggaagttgaaaaCTTCTGGAGAGCGTGCCAGGAGGAACACCACCTTCCCAGCAAGCCCAACAG gtttgcagtgcaggccatgaaggctctgctctgccgactggagtgtgaccaggaggTGATGGATATGGAGcgtaagtgtggctgggacacgctgctgtgtgctcacacccagcactatgctgtgggtctgctggccag agagatgcgccgtggctccCTCTCCTTGTGTTCTGGGATTGCTCTTCGCCTgcttgggctgctcagcagggaggagccacgcTGGGATCTGCCCGGCCTAgcgttccttgtggag gtcctcgagtgcctggacttgagggaatgtgcTGACAGCATCCTGGAGATCATGTCAAGGCACCTGAGGAatgagtgcagggagaggcgtcgcctggcactcagaggcctcgtggtgctcagcaaggatccctcgatg gccaggagaatgggcactctgtctccaagccttctggagctgctgggtgatgcagaCGGAGAGCTGGTCGGCATGACGCTCTCTGTGTTCACTAATTTGCTCAAGAGCAGAGACATGCTGGTatccagcaccactgccccgaagctggctgaggctctcctgctgctcttcgaCCAC GTGGGCCTGGAGTAG